Proteins encoded within one genomic window of Pseudanabaena sp. FACHB-2040:
- a CDS encoding antibiotic biosynthesis monooxygenase, translated as MPQEKMPQVSDKELMMSNTLMIQPEYREEFLMELREILPQARRLEACISLEVGEVADQPGMFVLFERWRNGNEYLNEILQLPFYQRYLERSEPFYAAPRAVLVLTSI; from the coding sequence ATGCCACAGGAAAAGATGCCACAAGTCTCTGACAAAGAACTGATGATGAGTAACACGCTCATGATTCAGCCTGAGTACCGCGAGGAGTTCTTGATGGAACTCCGAGAGATCTTGCCTCAAGCCCGCCGTTTGGAAGCGTGCATCTCACTTGAGGTCGGTGAGGTCGCCGATCAGCCTGGGATGTTTGTGCTGTTCGAGCGCTGGCGTAACGGAAACGAGTACCTGAACGAAATCCTGCAACTGCCCTTCTACCAGCGGTACCTGGAACGCAGCGAACCATTCTACGCAGCTCCGCGAGCAGTTCTCGTCCTTACGTCAATCTAA
- a CDS encoding SDR family oxidoreductase yields the protein MILQDKVALVTGGASGIGRATAIAFGAAGAKVVFSDIRGVEGEETADLIRETGAECLFVKSDVSSEADVQALVQKTVATYGKLDCAFNNAGIDLVVTPLHEQSIEDFDQIMSINARGLFLCMKYEIQQMLTQGAGAIVNNSSTNGLVALPGISPYVASKHAVMGLTRSAALDYAKQGIRINAVNPGPIATDLMARSANQMGITFDDLGSMVPMGRIGQAAEIAQAVIFLCSDAASYITGQSLAIDGGYTAS from the coding sequence ATGATACTGCAAGATAAAGTGGCGTTAGTTACGGGAGGCGCATCGGGAATTGGTCGAGCAACAGCAATTGCATTCGGTGCTGCGGGAGCAAAAGTGGTCTTCTCGGACATACGCGGTGTAGAAGGTGAAGAAACGGCTGATTTGATTCGCGAGACTGGGGCAGAATGCTTGTTCGTCAAATCAGATGTATCGAGTGAAGCGGATGTGCAAGCCCTGGTGCAAAAAACGGTCGCTACTTACGGCAAACTCGATTGTGCCTTTAACAATGCTGGAATCGATCTTGTTGTTACACCGTTGCATGAACAATCGATCGAGGATTTTGACCAGATCATGTCGATCAATGCACGAGGGCTATTTCTCTGTATGAAATACGAAATTCAGCAGATGCTAACCCAAGGCGCAGGCGCGATCGTGAACAATTCATCAACGAATGGTCTTGTTGCGTTGCCGGGAATCTCTCCTTACGTTGCCAGCAAACATGCCGTGATGGGGTTAACGCGATCGGCTGCCCTCGATTATGCCAAACAGGGCATTCGGATTAATGCTGTCAATCCGGGTCCGATCGCGACTGACCTTATGGCTCGTAGCGCTAACCAGATGGGTATCACGTTTGATGATCTCGGGTCTATGGTTCCGATGGGTCGTATTGGCCAGGCAGCAGAAATCGCTCAAGCCGTTATTTTTCTTTGCTCTGATGCTGCCAGCTACATCACAGGTCAGTCTTTGGCGATCGATGGTGGATATACAGCGAGTTAA
- a CDS encoding nuclear transport factor 2 family protein, translating to MKSNQIAVIERLQQAQNAQDLEALLACFAPNFQGNHPLHPERGFEGIENARKNWSGIFHAIPDFHSELLCSAVEGDTAWAEWYWFGTHRDGTQFNMRGVSIVGVQADQIECIPNLR from the coding sequence ATGAAATCCAATCAAATCGCCGTCATAGAGCGACTGCAACAAGCACAGAACGCACAAGACCTAGAAGCGCTTTTAGCCTGCTTTGCACCCAACTTTCAGGGCAATCATCCACTCCATCCTGAGAGAGGTTTCGAGGGAATTGAGAATGCCCGTAAGAATTGGTCTGGCATCTTCCACGCCATCCCAGACTTTCACTCAGAGTTGCTCTGTTCGGCAGTAGAGGGTGACACGGCCTGGGCTGAGTGGTACTGGTTCGGCACCCATCGTGATGGTACGCAGTTTAATATGCGCGGCGTGAGTATTGTTGGTGTACAAGCGGATCAGATCGAGTGCATCCCAAATTTGCGATGA
- a CDS encoding CPBP family intramembrane glutamic endopeptidase, with protein MLSGQLGLDPVVYGLALAALSVIAPFAGFAAAALLRLRSWSAFGVRRTTARWLLIGVGAGVVAFVVRGFAAMAYTALTGDSSTPQEVYGDAGSGRVLSLVLATLFIGLLVPLVEELLFRGVITNALLRYGPLIGVVGSTLIFALAHGVNIVFAIALVFGLVSAELFRRSGSIWPGVIAHVINNLPTVFVLVLIRAA; from the coding sequence ATGCTGTCCGGGCAGCTCGGCCTCGATCCCGTCGTCTACGGCCTAGCCCTCGCCGCGCTGTCTGTTATCGCCCCCTTTGCTGGGTTTGCGGCAGCGGCGCTGCTGCGCCTCCGCTCGTGGAGCGCCTTCGGTGTGCGCCGCACCACGGCGCGCTGGCTCCTGATCGGGGTCGGAGCGGGGGTGGTCGCCTTCGTGGTCAGAGGTTTTGCGGCCATGGCCTACACCGCCCTCACCGGAGATAGCTCCACCCCCCAGGAGGTGTACGGTGACGCTGGCAGCGGCCGGGTGCTGTCCCTGGTGCTGGCTACGCTGTTTATCGGTCTGCTCGTGCCCCTCGTCGAGGAACTGCTCTTCCGGGGTGTTATCACGAACGCGCTGCTGCGCTACGGCCCGTTGATTGGTGTTGTGGGCAGCACCCTGATCTTCGCCCTCGCTCACGGCGTCAACATCGTCTTCGCAATAGCTTTGGTATTTGGTCTCGTCAGCGCTGAATTGTTCCGCCGCAGCGGCTCGATCTGGCCTGGCGTCATTGCCCACGTTATCAACAACCTGCCCACGGTCTTCGTGTTGGTGCTCATCAGAGCGGCCTGA
- a CDS encoding SDR family oxidoreductase, translating to MLTVENKVIAITGASSGIGEATARLLAHQGLRVVLGARRTDRLEAISAEIRSKGGEAEYRTLDVTNLEDMQAFVEFAQDKFGRLDVVVNNAGLMPLSRLEVLKVDEWNRMIDVNIRGVLHGIAAALPLFKQQRSGQFVNLSSIGGHNVYPTAAIYCATKFAVRAISEGLRQESPDIRVTVISPGNTESELASTTTDAEAAEWVEKFRDSAIPAEAITRAITFAIEQPVDVDVNEIIVRPIGQMS from the coding sequence ATGTTAACTGTTGAGAACAAAGTTATTGCGATTACTGGAGCTAGTAGCGGTATTGGTGAAGCAACTGCCAGATTGCTGGCTCATCAGGGTTTACGGGTTGTGTTAGGGGCGCGGCGCACCGATCGACTGGAAGCAATTTCTGCCGAAATTCGCTCTAAAGGCGGCGAAGCAGAATACCGTACCCTGGATGTCACCAACCTCGAAGACATGCAAGCCTTTGTCGAGTTTGCCCAAGATAAATTTGGTCGCCTTGATGTTGTGGTGAACAATGCAGGCTTGATGCCACTCTCCAGGCTTGAGGTGCTGAAGGTCGATGAATGGAACCGCATGATTGATGTGAACATTCGCGGTGTGCTTCACGGGATTGCTGCTGCGCTACCTCTCTTTAAGCAGCAACGATCAGGGCAGTTTGTCAATCTATCCTCGATCGGCGGGCACAACGTCTATCCAACCGCAGCCATATACTGCGCCACTAAGTTTGCGGTTCGAGCGATTTCCGAGGGACTGCGGCAGGAATCGCCGGATATTCGGGTGACAGTGATTTCGCCTGGAAATACTGAATCTGAACTCGCCAGCACGACCACGGATGCTGAAGCAGCGGAATGGGTGGAGAAATTCCGCGACTCTGCCATTCCAGCAGAAGCGATCACACGGGCAATTACATTCGCAATCGAGCAACCCGTCGACGTAGATGTCAATGAAATCATTGTTCGACCGATTGGACAAATGAGCTAA
- a CDS encoding NADP-dependent oxidoreductase produces MQNTPQQMKVMTVDEFGHADKLTLHTLPLPTVDAGEVLIRIKIAGVGIWDEMEREGELVYNEVHFPRVLGGECAGTIVAIGDGVERFAFGDRVYAQSFMNDKGDSYAEYVVVSSETVAPMPDGLDMLMAGGLPIAGVTALSNLQVSGTGNKTKLMLWGASGGVGHVALQLAKRMGANVFAIASGADGVALVKQLGADEAVDGHSDDVVQRARAFAPDGFDIALVLAGGDTVQSTLSLVRQGGMTTFPNGVMPEPKAPAGVELKKANGFANPTLLDQLNRLIGIGEFQVHIAQTFRLEEAAQAQSAMRQHYLGKIVLRVSSE; encoded by the coding sequence ATGCAAAATACTCCCCAACAAATGAAAGTAATGACTGTTGACGAGTTCGGTCATGCTGACAAGCTGACTTTGCACACCTTACCCTTGCCTACAGTGGATGCAGGCGAAGTTTTGATTCGCATCAAGATCGCCGGAGTCGGCATCTGGGATGAGATGGAGCGTGAAGGTGAGCTAGTGTATAACGAAGTTCACTTTCCGCGTGTGCTGGGCGGTGAATGTGCAGGCACTATTGTTGCGATTGGCGATGGCGTTGAACGTTTTGCTTTTGGCGACCGCGTTTACGCCCAGAGCTTCATGAACGACAAGGGTGATAGCTATGCAGAATACGTCGTCGTCTCTTCAGAGACGGTCGCGCCGATGCCCGATGGTCTCGATATGTTGATGGCGGGCGGGCTACCCATTGCTGGTGTAACGGCACTCAGCAATTTGCAAGTGTCGGGGACAGGCAACAAAACCAAATTGATGCTGTGGGGCGCGAGCGGTGGCGTCGGTCACGTTGCGCTACAACTGGCTAAACGCATGGGCGCGAACGTTTTCGCGATCGCATCGGGTGCAGACGGTGTAGCTTTGGTTAAGCAGTTGGGGGCGGATGAAGCAGTAGACGGACATAGCGACGACGTTGTGCAACGCGCCCGTGCCTTTGCGCCCGATGGCTTCGATATCGCGCTGGTGCTGGCGGGCGGCGATACCGTTCAATCAACGCTGAGTTTGGTCCGTCAGGGCGGAATGACCACCTTTCCTAATGGCGTGATGCCCGAACCTAAAGCACCCGCCGGTGTGGAACTCAAGAAAGCAAATGGGTTCGCCAACCCAACATTGTTAGACCAACTCAATCGATTGATCGGCATCGGTGAGTTTCAAGTTCACATCGCACAGACATTTAGGCTGGAAGAGGCGGCACAAGCGCAGTCAGCGATGAGACAGCACTATCTGGGCAAAATTGTGTTGCGCGTGAGCAGCGAATAA
- a CDS encoding SDR family NAD(P)-dependent oxidoreductase, translating to MTETFGAKSTADEVLSGINLKGKRFLITGASSGIGLETARSLVSHGASVVGAVRNLAKAEPATASVRDAASPGGGSLELINLDLASLQSVRACADKLLADGQPFDAIIANAGVMATPFGRTIDGFEVQFGTNHLGHFALINGIEPLLADNGRLVVLSSLAHRGADIDLDDPNFEQQAYDSWVAYSRSKTANSLFAVEFDRRHRDRGIRAASVMPGNSLTDLPRHLLPEDLQGLLQTVDAARTEAGLPPKELKEIPQAAATSVWAAVVANKDEIGGHYLEDCAIAPIDDTPNPFADGVRSYALDANKAKQLWAKSEELISAAS from the coding sequence ATGACTGAAACATTTGGTGCAAAATCGACCGCCGACGAGGTGCTTTCCGGCATTAATCTCAAGGGAAAGCGATTTCTCATTACGGGTGCATCGTCAGGCATTGGGCTTGAAACCGCCCGCTCACTGGTCTCGCACGGCGCGAGCGTCGTCGGCGCGGTCCGGAACCTCGCTAAAGCTGAGCCAGCCACTGCATCGGTTCGTGATGCTGCGTCCCCAGGAGGTGGCAGCCTGGAGTTGATCAATCTCGATCTGGCATCCTTGCAAAGCGTTCGTGCCTGTGCGGATAAACTGTTGGCTGACGGTCAACCGTTCGATGCCATCATCGCTAACGCTGGCGTTATGGCAACTCCGTTCGGTCGGACGATCGACGGCTTTGAAGTCCAGTTCGGGACGAACCATCTTGGTCATTTCGCCCTGATCAATGGGATCGAGCCGCTGCTCGCCGATAATGGACGGCTGGTCGTCCTGTCGTCGCTCGCGCATCGTGGTGCCGATATCGATTTGGACGATCCGAATTTCGAGCAGCAGGCGTACGATTCATGGGTTGCCTATAGCCGCTCGAAAACCGCCAATTCACTGTTCGCTGTGGAGTTTGACAGGCGGCATCGTGATCGCGGCATTCGGGCTGCTTCGGTGATGCCCGGAAACAGTCTCACGGATCTACCCCGCCATCTCTTGCCGGAGGATTTGCAGGGACTTTTGCAGACTGTTGACGCAGCGCGCACCGAAGCGGGTCTGCCGCCGAAAGAGTTGAAAGAAATTCCGCAGGCAGCCGCGACATCGGTTTGGGCAGCAGTCGTGGCGAATAAAGACGAGATCGGTGGACATTATCTCGAAGATTGTGCGATCGCACCGATTGATGACACGCCCAACCCGTTTGCCGATGGTGTCAGGTCGTATGCGCTCGACGCTAACAAAGCCAAGCAGCTTTGGGCGAAAAGCGAGGAATTGATCAGCGCTGCATCTTGA
- a CDS encoding FAD-binding protein: MPDEFCLKNGVAIDLSQMRAVTINPDKRTAHVQGGATAGDLIEAAQNLWVGDSYGNHFQHWDGWITLGEGYGPLTGAYGLGADNLLSAQVVTADGQLVAANAEKHPDLL, from the coding sequence TTGCCGGACGAGTTTTGTCTGAAGAATGGCGTCGCGATCGATTTGTCCCAGATGAGAGCCGTCACCATTAATCCGGACAAGCGCACAGCCCATGTTCAAGGTGGAGCAACGGCTGGCGACCTGATTGAGGCAGCACAGAATCTATGGGTTGGCGACAGCTACGGGAACCATTTCCAGCATTGGGATGGCTGGATTACTTTGGGGGAAGGCTATGGTCCTCTGACGGGTGCTTATGGACTGGGTGCCGATAACCTGCTGTCAGCACAAGTGGTAACTGCCGACGGGCAGCTTGTGGCCGCAAATGCCGAGAAGCATCCGGATCTACTTTAG
- a CDS encoding aldo/keto reductase family oxidoreductase, with translation MSEQTNLGGTFTLPNTSITVKRIGYGAMQLAGPNVMGAPRDVDAAVAILREAIALGINHIDTSDIYGPHITNQIIRQALHPYPEDLVIVTKAGARRPKDGSWVPAMSRQDLTEAIHDNLHNLGLDAIDIVNLRLMGDMGDGHGLSEGSLAEPLTTLAELKKQGLIRHLGLSNVTPTQLAEAQTITEVVCVQNQYNVAHREDDAFIDDLAQQGIAYVPFFPLGGFTQLQSSVLESTAKSLDATPMQVALAWLLQRSPNILLIPGTSSVEHLRQNVKAAALQLPQQTVADLNEIAAKPLADRLS, from the coding sequence ATGTCTGAGCAAACGAACCTTGGCGGCACTTTTACGCTGCCGAACACCTCAATCACAGTGAAACGCATCGGCTATGGTGCTATGCAACTCGCGGGTCCGAATGTAATGGGTGCGCCACGAGATGTGGATGCAGCCGTTGCTATTTTGCGCGAAGCGATCGCACTTGGCATTAATCACATAGATACGAGCGACATCTACGGACCTCACATCACAAATCAGATTATTCGACAAGCTCTACATCCCTACCCCGAAGATTTGGTGATTGTAACCAAGGCTGGAGCACGTCGTCCTAAAGATGGATCATGGGTTCCTGCGATGTCGCGGCAGGATCTGACTGAGGCAATTCACGACAACCTGCATAACCTCGGACTCGATGCGATCGATATCGTCAATCTCCGCTTGATGGGTGACATGGGTGACGGTCACGGACTATCGGAGGGTTCTCTCGCCGAGCCGCTGACGACCTTAGCCGAACTTAAGAAGCAGGGATTAATTCGTCACCTCGGTTTGAGCAATGTCACGCCTACACAGTTAGCAGAGGCGCAAACGATCACGGAAGTTGTCTGTGTGCAGAACCAGTACAATGTGGCGCACCGGGAAGATGATGCTTTCATCGACGATCTCGCACAGCAGGGCATCGCTTATGTGCCGTTCTTCCCGCTGGGTGGGTTCACGCAGCTACAATCTTCGGTACTTGAAAGCACCGCCAAGTCTTTAGACGCGACACCGATGCAAGTAGCGCTGGCATGGTTGCTTCAGCGCTCTCCCAATATCTTGCTGATTCCCGGCACGTCATCGGTTGAGCATTTACGTCAGAATGTCAAAGCTGCGGCGCTGCAACTTCCGCAGCAAACGGTGGCTGACCTGAACGAGATCGCGGCAAAACCGTTGGCAGATCGCTTGAGTTAG